One genomic window of Sporosarcina ureae includes the following:
- a CDS encoding MDR family MFS transporter — protein sequence MLAMFVGAVEATIVTTAMPTIASELGGFSRYSWIFSSYLLMSTVTVLIYGKLADLFGRKPIFFMGLTIFLIGSILCGFAVSMEQLIVYRLIQGVGAGAVMPIATTIIGDIYSTEERAKIQGYLSSVWGVSAVLGPVIGGLIVQYVSWQYIFWVNVPLGLLSMGVIYFFLHEPKETQKASVDYKGAFFLTSALSTILIWLVEGGQGFGRFSVFGVALIVLCGISFWLFFRQEKLAEDPLISFSIWKNPVILYANLVSLTTGVILIGVSSYLPTYVSGIMEQPAIIAGFTLTAMSIGWPLASSLAGHLLIRFGPFLVSFIGGVSLVIGTTMFVFMNATLGPVWAGCSSFFIGVGMGLTNTSFIVTIQGAVPRQQRGSATATNMFMKNFGNTIGASVFGAILNATLIAYFAKEKLPYTIDDVNTLLTKDGRSMITSQELVSLQSGLDISLHWVYIAITLFAVISLLLILRIPRGKVQDHVNN from the coding sequence ATGCTCGCTATGTTTGTGGGGGCAGTGGAAGCGACTATTGTTACTACTGCGATGCCGACTATCGCCTCTGAACTAGGTGGGTTTTCGCGATATAGTTGGATATTTTCATCTTATTTATTAATGAGTACTGTGACGGTATTGATTTATGGAAAGTTAGCCGATTTATTTGGTCGAAAGCCGATTTTTTTTATGGGCTTGACGATTTTTTTGATTGGTTCCATACTTTGTGGATTCGCCGTCTCTATGGAACAATTGATTGTCTATCGTCTCATACAAGGTGTGGGAGCGGGAGCCGTTATGCCCATTGCGACTACGATCATTGGTGATATTTATTCAACAGAAGAACGTGCGAAAATACAGGGGTATTTGTCGAGTGTATGGGGCGTTTCTGCAGTTTTAGGTCCTGTTATTGGTGGATTGATTGTGCAATACGTTAGCTGGCAATATATATTTTGGGTGAACGTACCACTTGGACTGCTTTCGATGGGTGTCATTTATTTCTTTTTGCATGAACCAAAAGAAACCCAAAAAGCTTCTGTCGATTACAAAGGTGCGTTTTTCCTGACATCTGCATTGTCGACGATCTTAATCTGGTTGGTAGAAGGAGGTCAAGGGTTTGGCCGTTTTTCAGTTTTCGGTGTTGCTTTAATCGTACTTTGTGGAATTTCATTTTGGTTATTTTTCAGACAAGAAAAGCTGGCGGAAGATCCACTTATCTCTTTTAGCATTTGGAAAAATCCCGTTATTTTATATGCGAATCTTGTCTCGCTAACTACTGGAGTTATTTTAATAGGGGTTTCTTCTTATTTACCTACTTATGTATCGGGAATTATGGAGCAGCCAGCGATCATAGCAGGTTTCACATTAACTGCTATGTCAATAGGCTGGCCTTTGGCTTCCTCATTGGCGGGGCATTTACTCATACGTTTCGGCCCGTTTCTCGTATCGTTTATCGGTGGCGTGTCCCTTGTAATTGGCACAACGATGTTTGTCTTCATGAACGCGACGCTGGGACCGGTATGGGCGGGATGTTCTAGCTTCTTCATTGGTGTTGGAATGGGGCTGACTAATACATCCTTCATTGTAACGATTCAAGGAGCTGTGCCGCGCCAACAAAGAGGTTCGGCTACTGCCACTAATATGTTTATGAAAAATTTTGGCAATACAATTGGTGCTTCTGTGTTTGGAGCCATTTTGAATGCTACACTTATTGCCTATTTTGCCAAAGAAAAATTGCCTTACACGATTGATGACGTCAATACATTGTTAACGAAAGACGGACGCTCAATGATTACATCACAAGAGCTAGTCAGTTTACAAAGCGGTTTAGACATCTCCTTGCACTGGGTGTACATAGCAATTACTCTATTTGCCGTCATCAGTTTATTATTGATTTTACGAATTCCACGGGGGAAGGTGCAGGATCATGTCAACAATTGA
- a CDS encoding TlpA disulfide reductase family protein, translating into MKLREQMPELQGATTWLNGETSKSELVGEKPTLVHFWSVSCHMCKEAMPDVNNFRDRYKDELNVVAVHMPRSEDDVDLEQIKEVAAEHDITQPIFVDSELKLNDAFENQYVPAYYVFDKDGALRHFQAGGSGMKMLEKRVNRVLDEMKKED; encoded by the coding sequence ATGAAATTACGTGAACAAATGCCTGAACTTCAAGGTGCTACAACTTGGTTGAATGGTGAAACTTCCAAATCGGAACTTGTTGGAGAAAAACCGACACTTGTACACTTCTGGTCTGTTAGTTGTCATATGTGCAAAGAAGCGATGCCGGATGTAAACAATTTCAGAGATCGATACAAAGATGAACTGAATGTTGTGGCTGTACATATGCCTCGTTCAGAAGATGATGTCGATTTGGAACAAATCAAGGAAGTAGCAGCTGAGCATGATATTACACAACCGATTTTCGTTGATAGCGAATTGAAGTTGAACGATGCATTTGAAAACCAATACGTCCCTGCCTACTATGTCTTTGACAAAGATGGTGCATTACGTCACTTCCAAGCAGGCGGTAGTGGTATGAAAATGCTTGAAAAACGTGTGAATCGTGTACTAGATGAAATGAAAAAAGAAGATTAA
- a CDS encoding LysR family transcriptional regulator encodes MSTIELDIIKALAEEGNMRKASERLHLSQPALSQRLQTIEKEWGMQLFIRSQKGLEPTPAGEHVINYAKESLAKKDETMELIASLEDKVHGTLKIACASIIGQTWLPQVLKDYVALYPDAKISLMTGWSSEISKALYEGEAHIGIVRGQTDWKSNRVYLFRDQLYLVDSEISTIDELKDTNRHFIQYKSDSNYYMEIQRWWNKHFNQNPSRQIVVDQIEMCKQLALKGIGYAILPSITLSGDEKVNLIPLLNSEEEFELTRDTWLIGYGSTFELKQVKAFVDIVQEYAELLRKDQ; translated from the coding sequence ATGTCAACAATTGAACTGGATATTATCAAAGCATTGGCTGAAGAGGGCAACATGCGTAAAGCATCAGAACGCTTGCATTTGTCTCAGCCTGCTTTGTCACAACGCCTTCAGACGATTGAAAAAGAATGGGGCATGCAGTTGTTCATCCGTTCACAAAAAGGTCTGGAACCAACGCCAGCAGGTGAACACGTCATTAACTATGCGAAGGAATCCTTGGCAAAGAAAGATGAGACGATGGAATTGATCGCCTCCCTTGAAGATAAAGTACATGGCACATTGAAGATTGCCTGTGCCTCGATTATCGGTCAGACTTGGTTGCCTCAAGTATTAAAAGACTATGTAGCACTTTATCCTGATGCCAAGATTTCATTGATGACGGGATGGAGTTCGGAAATCTCCAAAGCTTTGTACGAAGGAGAAGCGCATATCGGTATCGTTAGAGGGCAAACGGACTGGAAAAGTAATCGTGTCTATTTATTCCGTGATCAGCTATATCTAGTGGATTCTGAAATCTCGACAATTGATGAATTAAAAGACACCAACCGCCATTTTATTCAGTATAAAAGTGATTCGAACTATTATATGGAAATTCAACGCTGGTGGAACAAACACTTCAATCAAAATCCAAGCCGTCAGATCGTAGTGGATCAGATTGAAATGTGCAAGCAGCTCGCGTTGAAAGGTATTGGCTATGCCATACTGCCTTCCATCACATTATCGGGCGATGAAAAAGTCAATCTAATACCACTGCTGAATAGCGAAGAAGAGTTTGAACTGACACGTGATACATGGCTAATTGGTTATGGCTCTACGTTTGAATTGAAGCAAGTGAAGGCATTTGTAGATATCGTACAGGAGTACGCGGAGTTATTGAGAAAAGATCAGTAA
- a CDS encoding peroxiredoxin codes for MAERMVGKQAPDFTMEAVLADKSFGKVSLQENIKNDKWTVLFFYPMDFTFVCPTEITAMSDRYDEFEDLDAEVIGVSTDTIHTHLAWINTDRKDNGLEQLKYPLAADTNHSVSRDYGVLIEEEGIALRGLYIINPEGELQYQTVFHNNIGRDVDETLRVLQALQTGGLCPANWRPGQKTL; via the coding sequence ATGGCTGAACGTATGGTAGGTAAACAAGCTCCAGATTTTACAATGGAGGCAGTACTAGCTGACAAATCTTTTGGTAAAGTTAGTTTACAAGAGAACATTAAAAACGACAAATGGACAGTTCTTTTCTTCTATCCAATGGACTTCACTTTTGTATGTCCAACAGAAATCACTGCAATGTCGGATCGTTACGATGAGTTCGAAGACTTGGATGCAGAAGTAATCGGTGTTTCTACTGATACTATCCACACTCACCTAGCTTGGATCAACACGGATCGTAAAGACAATGGTCTTGAACAACTAAAATACCCACTTGCAGCGGATACTAACCATTCTGTTTCACGCGACTACGGTGTATTGATCGAAGAAGAAGGTATTGCATTGCGCGGCCTTTACATCATCAATCCTGAAGGCGAACTTCAGTATCAGACAGTATTCCACAACAATATCGGTCGTGACGTGGACGAAACTCTTCGTGTACTACAAGCACTACAAACTGGCGGTCTTTGCCCAGCAAACTGGCGTCCAGGTCAAAAAACTCTTTAA
- a CDS encoding ABC transporter substrate-binding protein → MKGLINSAFVILLVSGLLLFANYQLEHKAGSAGKDTITVYNWGEYIDPDLLKQFEEQEGIKVIYETFDSNEGMMGKIEQGGTAYDVTVPSEYAVQMMEEKDLLLPLDFSKIPNVQHIDPYFMNLPFDPDNQYSIPYFWGTVGIAYNASLLEGQTFESWESLWDASLRQKLILVDSAREVIGISLNSLGYSLNSTSLQELKQATDKLETMGPNVKAVIGDEVTQLMINNEASVALTWSGQAADMISENDDINYIVPNEGSNLWFDNIVIPKTSTNVEGAYKFINFMLDPEVAAQNAEYVGYSTPNTAALSFMDEDITSDERFYPDEEARKNLEVYENLGLETLGVYNELFLKFKMGLR, encoded by the coding sequence ATGAAAGGATTAATAAATAGTGCGTTTGTAATCTTACTCGTTTCTGGTCTCCTGTTGTTTGCCAATTATCAGCTCGAGCATAAAGCGGGGAGTGCGGGTAAAGATACGATTACGGTATACAACTGGGGCGAATATATTGACCCGGATCTTCTGAAGCAATTTGAGGAACAAGAAGGCATCAAAGTGATTTATGAAACATTTGATTCCAATGAAGGAATGATGGGGAAAATCGAACAAGGGGGAACTGCTTACGATGTGACAGTCCCGTCTGAATATGCAGTGCAGATGATGGAAGAGAAGGATCTTTTACTGCCACTGGATTTCTCGAAAATTCCGAACGTTCAACACATCGATCCATACTTCATGAATTTGCCGTTTGATCCAGACAATCAATATTCGATTCCGTATTTCTGGGGAACTGTGGGTATCGCATATAATGCATCCTTATTGGAAGGTCAGACGTTTGAGAGTTGGGAAAGTTTATGGGATGCTTCATTGAGACAGAAGCTCATTTTGGTAGATAGTGCGCGTGAAGTGATCGGAATATCATTGAATTCACTCGGCTACTCATTGAACTCAACTAGTTTGCAGGAACTAAAACAGGCAACAGACAAGCTGGAAACGATGGGTCCGAATGTTAAAGCGGTTATAGGTGATGAAGTTACCCAACTCATGATCAATAACGAAGCATCCGTTGCGCTCACGTGGTCTGGCCAGGCGGCAGATATGATCTCTGAAAACGACGACATTAATTATATCGTGCCAAATGAAGGTTCGAACTTATGGTTTGATAATATTGTCATCCCGAAAACCTCTACGAATGTTGAAGGTGCATATAAATTTATTAATTTCATGCTTGATCCTGAAGTGGCAGCGCAAAACGCAGAATACGTGGGGTATTCTACACCGAATACTGCAGCATTGTCATTTATGGATGAAGATATTACAAGTGATGAACGATTTTACCCTGATGAAGAGGCGAGGAAAAACCTTGAAGTGTATGAAAATTTAGGTTTAGAAACACTTGGAGTGTATAATGAGTTATTCCTGAAATTTAAAATGGGATTGCGATAA
- the cbpB gene encoding cyclic-di-AMP-binding protein CbpB, which translates to MVSINNKDFLTAPIANQIISSEKVAHVQIGNNAEHALLVLTKTGYSAIPVLDNQYHLKGLLGIGMITDSILGMERIEYERLEDIKVDEIMDTNLPTIRVNDRFQRAVDLLINHPFLCVTEKDGTFAGIITRRVVMKEFKKYIYSI; encoded by the coding sequence ATGGTTTCTATAAACAATAAAGATTTTCTTACCGCGCCCATCGCAAATCAAATTATTTCTTCGGAAAAAGTTGCTCATGTACAAATTGGCAATAATGCAGAGCATGCGCTGCTTGTCTTGACGAAGACTGGCTATTCTGCCATTCCTGTATTGGATAATCAATATCATTTGAAAGGGCTTCTTGGCATTGGTATGATTACAGATTCTATTTTAGGTATGGAACGCATTGAATATGAGAGATTAGAAGATATAAAAGTAGATGAAATTATGGATACGAATCTGCCGACGATTCGTGTGAATGATCGTTTTCAACGTGCAGTAGATCTATTGATTAATCATCCGTTTTTATGTGTCACTGAAAAGGATGGAACATTTGCGGGTATTATCACAAGACGTGTAGTGATGAAAGAATTTAAAAAGTATATTTACAGCATCTAA
- a CDS encoding YkvS family protein, whose protein sequence is MTIAEIGDIIEFKEGLQGIVEKVNENSVIVDLTYMENFDELLMQEKTVVNHKRYIILSSNSQKGNLPPCDPSNRIV, encoded by the coding sequence ATGACGATTGCAGAAATAGGTGATATCATAGAATTCAAAGAGGGCTTACAAGGAATTGTTGAGAAAGTGAACGAAAACTCTGTAATTGTAGACTTAACGTATATGGAGAACTTCGATGAATTGCTAATGCAGGAGAAAACCGTGGTGAATCATAAACGTTATATCATTTTGAGTAGTAATTCGCAAAAAGGAAACCTTCCTCCCTGT
- a CDS encoding Spo0E family sporulation regulatory protein-aspartic acid phosphatase, which produces MNAKNTIELSRKLDILINEFNNKKKTQLP; this is translated from the coding sequence ATGAACGCTAAGAATACCATTGAACTTAGTCGTAAATTAGATATATTAATTAATGAATTTAACAACAAGAAAAAAACACAACTACCTTAA
- a CDS encoding ABC transporter permease: MKKLGILPKVYLAAVFVILYAPIFYLIYYSFNSGDGMSNFESFTLDHYQAVFQDTRLLIIVLNTVIIALLSALLSTTIGVMGALTIYFMKNKSARQAVLSLNNILIVSPDVIIGASFLILFTLIGVKLGFASVLISHIAFSIPIVVIMVLPKLLEMSTTLIDAARDLGASRKDILTRVILPYIKPGIFAGFFLALTYSLDDFAVTFFVTGNGFSTLSVEIYSMARTGITLTINALSGLIFLLTIILVLGYYIIGNKAKSPQGVKK; the protein is encoded by the coding sequence ATGAAGAAACTGGGGATCTTGCCGAAAGTTTATTTGGCAGCAGTCTTTGTAATTTTATATGCTCCTATTTTTTATCTCATATATTATTCATTTAATTCCGGAGACGGGATGTCGAATTTCGAATCATTTACTTTAGATCACTATCAAGCGGTATTTCAAGATACGCGACTTCTAATCATTGTCTTGAATACGGTCATTATCGCATTATTATCCGCCTTACTATCCACTACAATCGGCGTGATGGGTGCACTTACCATTTATTTTATGAAAAATAAATCTGCGCGTCAGGCCGTATTATCTCTGAACAATATATTGATTGTCAGTCCTGATGTAATTATCGGTGCATCTTTCTTAATCTTATTCACGCTGATCGGTGTGAAATTGGGCTTTGCTTCAGTGCTCATTTCCCATATCGCTTTTAGTATACCGATCGTCGTCATTATGGTGTTGCCCAAGTTGCTAGAAATGAGTACTACGTTAATAGATGCAGCGCGGGATTTAGGAGCTTCACGTAAAGATATACTGACGCGTGTTATATTGCCCTATATCAAGCCGGGAATTTTCGCAGGGTTCTTTCTTGCGTTAACGTATTCATTGGATGATTTTGCAGTTACTTTTTTCGTAACAGGAAATGGATTCTCGACATTGTCCGTGGAAATTTACTCGATGGCACGCACAGGAATCACGTTAACAATCAATGCGCTATCCGGATTGATTTTCTTACTCACAATAATTCTAGTACTGGGTTATTATATTATCGGTAATAAAGCAAAATCACCTCAGGGGGTGAAAAAATGA
- a CDS encoding MFS transporter, producing the protein MNKLSTQIALYILMFNMFIAMAGVGLIIPIMPEFLGTFGVAGRALGLLIAMFSFAQFIFSPIAGNLSDKYGRKSIIVFGLIIYGFSQLAFSLSTELWMLYLARFFSGFGAAFIIPPTMAFVADITSPKNRGRGMGLLGASMSLGFMIGPGIGGFLSNISLYFPFYFAAAASMVAAVVSLLLLPNPKPVLQGAATNENIFQQMRRSTQTSYFVMLIVMFVFSFGLANFQSTISLYVDQKYNYTPSQIAVIITVGGFVGVIIQTFVIDRLFKRFGEMRVILINLVIAAFAMLGILFVNTFFTILLVATIFSTATSLLRPAVNTLVSKLAGKEQGYAAGMMNAYMSLGNMIGPATAGYIFDMNMESPYIVGTIILLLCFILALYWARNNKSLIESARTS; encoded by the coding sequence ATGAACAAACTATCTACACAAATCGCACTTTATATTTTAATGTTCAATATGTTCATCGCTATGGCTGGTGTCGGCTTGATCATCCCCATAATGCCCGAATTCCTAGGTACTTTTGGAGTTGCAGGACGCGCACTCGGACTATTGATTGCCATGTTCTCCTTTGCACAATTTATTTTTTCTCCTATTGCAGGAAATCTCTCAGATAAATACGGCAGAAAAAGCATTATTGTTTTCGGCTTGATTATTTACGGATTTTCTCAATTAGCTTTTAGTTTATCAACTGAACTATGGATGCTCTATCTCGCACGATTCTTTTCCGGCTTCGGTGCCGCCTTTATTATTCCACCTACTATGGCATTTGTGGCGGATATTACATCCCCGAAAAACCGCGGTCGCGGAATGGGATTACTTGGCGCTTCGATGTCTTTAGGTTTTATGATAGGTCCCGGAATTGGCGGTTTTCTCTCTAATATCAGCTTATACTTCCCTTTCTACTTTGCAGCAGCGGCATCCATGGTAGCAGCGGTTGTATCTTTATTACTGCTACCTAACCCTAAGCCCGTATTGCAAGGAGCTGCAACGAATGAAAACATCTTTCAGCAAATGCGTAGATCTACGCAAACGTCGTATTTCGTCATGCTGATTGTCATGTTTGTATTTTCTTTTGGATTAGCTAATTTCCAATCAACCATTTCGTTGTATGTAGATCAAAAATACAATTACACACCTTCCCAAATCGCAGTCATCATTACGGTTGGCGGATTTGTCGGGGTCATCATCCAGACATTTGTCATCGATCGTTTGTTCAAACGTTTTGGTGAAATGCGTGTCATTCTCATCAATTTAGTCATAGCTGCTTTCGCTATGTTAGGTATTTTATTCGTCAACACATTCTTCACTATTCTATTGGTAGCAACGATTTTCTCAACTGCCACTTCATTGTTGCGACCAGCAGTCAACACCTTAGTCTCGAAACTAGCCGGTAAAGAGCAAGGGTACGCAGCTGGGATGATGAATGCCTACATGAGCCTCGGAAATATGATCGGTCCAGCTACAGCGGGATACATATTCGATATGAATATGGAATCACCCTATATAGTCGGCACAATCATTCTCCTACTTTGCTTTATTCTCGCTTTATACTGGGCAAGAAACAACAAGTCACTTATAGAATCTGCAAGAACTTCTTAA
- a CDS encoding ABC transporter ATP-binding protein yields MTTEPIIRFENVTKRYNESTTVLDRVSFEMERGKFYTLLGPSGCGKTTILRLIAGFTEATDGSIFFNGRKINSVPANERQVNTVFQDYALFPHLNVYENVAFGLRIKKVKKNEVDRRVKEALKFVNLEGYESREITEMSGGQRQRVAIARAIINDPEVILLDEPLSALDLKLRSEMQYELRELQQRLGKTFVFVTHDQEEALAMSDEIFVMNNGEIQQSGTPIDIYDEPINRFVADFIGESNIVTGRIVEDYLVEFTGKQFPCVDGGFYPNEKVDIVIRPEDLEMTTVEKGRLTVTVDTQLFRGVHYELSTYDSDGNEWLVHSTKPADVGTLIGLDFEPADIHVMRLNESEADFDARLESFGVAEDEE; encoded by the coding sequence TTGACTACTGAACCGATTATTCGTTTTGAGAATGTTACAAAACGCTATAATGAATCTACAACTGTTCTCGATCGTGTTTCATTTGAAATGGAACGCGGTAAGTTTTATACATTACTTGGACCTTCAGGCTGTGGAAAAACGACTATTTTACGTTTGATCGCTGGTTTTACGGAAGCGACGGATGGATCGATCTTCTTCAATGGAAGGAAGATCAACTCTGTACCCGCAAATGAACGTCAAGTGAACACGGTATTTCAAGATTACGCATTGTTTCCTCATTTGAATGTGTATGAAAATGTTGCATTTGGTTTACGCATTAAAAAAGTGAAAAAAAATGAAGTGGATCGCCGAGTAAAAGAAGCGTTGAAGTTCGTGAATTTAGAGGGATACGAATCCCGTGAAATAACTGAAATGTCCGGCGGGCAGCGTCAGCGCGTTGCGATTGCTAGAGCGATCATCAATGATCCTGAAGTGATTTTACTAGACGAGCCATTGTCGGCGTTAGATTTGAAATTACGTTCTGAAATGCAATATGAATTGCGAGAGCTCCAGCAGCGTCTTGGCAAAACATTTGTTTTTGTTACGCATGACCAGGAGGAAGCACTTGCGATGTCCGATGAAATTTTTGTTATGAATAACGGTGAAATTCAACAGTCGGGGACGCCGATTGATATTTACGATGAGCCCATTAACCGTTTTGTAGCAGACTTTATTGGCGAATCGAATATAGTCACAGGGAGAATCGTTGAAGATTATCTAGTGGAATTTACTGGCAAACAGTTTCCGTGTGTAGATGGTGGATTCTATCCTAATGAAAAAGTGGATATCGTCATTCGTCCTGAGGATTTGGAAATGACAACCGTCGAAAAAGGAAGGTTAACTGTCACTGTAGATACGCAATTATTTCGTGGAGTACACTATGAACTATCAACGTATGATTCTGACGGTAATGAGTGGCTAGTCCATTCAACTAAACCAGCGGATGTAGGGACGTTAATCGGTTTGGATTTTGAACCGGCAGACATTCATGTTATGCGTCTGAATGAATCTGAAGCGGACTTTGATGCACGTCTGGAATCGTTTGGAGTGGCGGAAGATGAGGAATAA
- a CDS encoding NAD(P)-dependent oxidoreductase, whose product MRKEKISFIGTGVMGSSIIKHLLNASYEVTVFTRTKKKAEPLVALGAKWADNVAEAIQDADIIFTMIGMPSDVEEVYLSNQGIFANGRPSQIVVDMTTSSPELAIAIAEKAASLQMNSLDAPVSGGDIGARNGTLSIMCGGQKELFEKVLPILSVFGKQIVYQGQAGAGQHAKMCNQITVAGNMIGACEAIAYAMKSGLDPDTMLQSVTSGAANSFSLSDLGPRIINENYEPGFYVKHFVKDLNIALQETERLNLKLPGLQLARDMYTELLAKGYGENGTQVLIKKYIE is encoded by the coding sequence GTGCGAAAAGAAAAAATATCATTTATTGGTACGGGTGTTATGGGTTCTAGTATCATTAAGCATTTGCTTAACGCATCATATGAAGTAACAGTATTCACTAGAACGAAAAAAAAGGCCGAACCACTGGTAGCTTTAGGAGCAAAATGGGCCGATAACGTTGCCGAAGCTATTCAAGATGCGGACATTATTTTCACGATGATCGGCATGCCTTCCGATGTGGAAGAAGTTTATTTATCAAATCAAGGTATATTTGCAAATGGTCGACCTTCTCAGATCGTAGTAGATATGACAACGTCAAGTCCAGAACTAGCCATTGCCATAGCAGAAAAGGCTGCTTCTTTACAAATGAATTCTCTTGATGCTCCTGTATCTGGTGGAGATATAGGGGCTCGGAATGGTACACTTTCTATCATGTGTGGAGGTCAAAAAGAATTATTTGAAAAGGTATTACCTATTTTGTCTGTTTTCGGCAAACAAATTGTCTATCAAGGACAAGCTGGAGCTGGGCAACACGCCAAAATGTGCAACCAAATTACTGTCGCTGGAAATATGATAGGGGCATGCGAAGCGATTGCTTACGCAATGAAGTCGGGCCTTGATCCGGACACGATGTTACAATCCGTCACTTCGGGTGCGGCGAATTCCTTTAGTTTATCGGATCTGGGCCCACGAATTATTAACGAAAATTATGAACCAGGATTTTATGTAAAACATTTTGTAAAGGATCTAAATATTGCCTTACAGGAAACGGAAAGACTGAATCTGAAATTGCCGGGATTACAACTAGCCCGCGATATGTATACAGAGTTACTCGCTAAAGGTTATGGGGAAAATGGAACGCAAGTCTTGATTAAAAAGTATATAGAATGA
- a CDS encoding ABC transporter permease: protein MRNKNPLRFIYATPYAAWLLLFVLAPIAVIVYYSFFDLSGHLTLANYRNFFSSIYFKLTMSSFWYAFLITFFALLISYPTAYFLTKTKHKQLWLLLIIIPSWINLLLKTYAFIGLMGIYGPINAFLETVGIGSQQILFTDFSFVFVSVYIFIPFMILPIFNSLDKINPTLLDASKDLGANAWVTFKRVIWPMTTDGVKSGIQVVFIPALSLFMITRLIAGNKVITLGTAIEQQFLVTQNWGMGSTIAVFLIIFMFLIMVLTSGKKGGIIK, encoded by the coding sequence ATGAGGAATAAAAACCCGTTACGTTTTATATATGCCACACCGTATGCAGCGTGGTTATTATTATTTGTGCTAGCACCGATTGCTGTCATTGTGTATTACTCGTTTTTTGATTTATCGGGTCATTTAACGTTGGCTAACTATCGAAACTTCTTTTCATCGATTTATTTCAAATTAACAATGAGTTCGTTTTGGTATGCATTTCTCATAACTTTTTTTGCTTTATTGATATCCTATCCGACAGCCTACTTCTTAACTAAGACGAAGCATAAGCAGTTGTGGTTATTACTCATTATCATACCTTCGTGGATTAATTTATTGTTGAAGACCTATGCATTTATTGGGTTGATGGGGATTTATGGACCCATTAATGCCTTTTTGGAAACTGTCGGTATAGGCAGTCAGCAAATATTATTCACCGATTTTAGTTTCGTGTTTGTTTCCGTGTATATATTTATTCCATTTATGATATTGCCTATTTTTAACTCTTTGGATAAAATCAATCCTACTTTATTGGATGCATCCAAGGATTTAGGGGCGAATGCATGGGTAACATTTAAACGAGTGATTTGGCCAATGACTACGGATGGTGTGAAATCAGGTATACAAGTTGTATTCATACCGGCCTTATCCCTATTCATGATTACTCGTTTAATTGCTGGTAATAAAGTAATTACACTTGGAACCGCGATCGAGCAACAATTCCTCGTTACACAAAACTGGGGAATGGGTTCCACGATTGCTGTCTTTCTAATCATTTTCATGTTCTTAATTATGGTACTGACGTCTGGAAAAAAAGGGGGCATCATTAAATGA